The sequence TATCAATGTATGTAAAATTGATGTGATGAACCTCttgattttaataataaaaaagacaaaTTTGACGACAATTTCATCCCTTTTGATTTGTAATCAAACTtctgtttttaaaatttaaaatctagaaattcatCACGTTAATTTGAGCGTACAATAGGATggaaattattttcttgatatatCATATATCAACAGTAAAATGATGTATTTAGATAATCAAAAGTAGGTTCTTACTGTAGTTGCAATAATAtttcaaacaaacaaaacaatgcATTTTTCCCTCAAAATCTCATACATAACTTCTACTTAATATACAAAAACATGATTAAATAGCTCATACATAAAATTAtggacaaaataaatataaaaaaaataggatcAAAAGTGTATAAATATTACGAATTTAAAGAGACTATTAGTACTTCAATTGAACACACAAAAATGTGTTTTTCTTCTCgctttctttatatatatatatatatatatatatatatatatatatatttttattttNNNNNNNNNNNNNNNNNNNNNNNNNNNNNNNNNNNNNNNNNNNNNNNNNNNNNNNNNNNNNNNNNNNNNNNNNNNNNNNNNNNNNNNNNNNNNNNNNNNNNNNNNNNNNNNNNNNNNNNNNNNNNNNNNNNNNNNNNNNNNNNNNNNNNNNNNNNNNNNNNNNNNNNNNNNNNNNNNNNNNNNNNNNNNNNNNNNNNNNNNNNNNNNNNNNNNNNNNNNNNNNNNNtatatatatatatatataattttattttgtctcAAAGAGTTGATACAATagaaaaactaaatattttattactgAATTAAACTGTAgcaacttttcatatatatcaaatttataataatatttgacaCGCTTATTATCATAATATTAGgatattgatatataattatttataaatatgtacATTGATATCATCTAATTTATATAAGCGAATGCATATTAAATCATACCATGAAATTattgtcaaatattttttcgaagtgaaataatattattttatatatatatatgatattattgttgatgtTAGTTTTTTCTCactatattcttattttatttattgcacttaCAATTTCATGTAAACTACATAAAGGAATGGACCCACACTTTACCCAAAGTGCCCTTCCGGTTCGGTTCATCTTTCTCAAACTTAGCTTGAAAGATTGGAACTCGTTTTCTAATTCCTACACAACTCCATCATTACCGGAGAATCCATTTCGCCGATCTCCGATCAAGAGATCTCAGATCTAAGCACAAGTGGAATCACTTATCTGTAGGACGCTGGGCGCAATTTATTCCTCCATTTTATTGGATTTCTGTATAGAAAACGTTAATGGCGAGCAGAAATAGAACGCTTGTGTTTAGAAAGTATAGAGATGCGTTGAGAAGTGTTCGGATCCCGGCGGGCTCTTCGCCGTCCACGTCATCCGGACATGGTAGTGGGCCGGTGATCGAATTGGCAACGACTTCTTTGCTTAATCCTAATCGATCTTATGCTCCTCTCAGTACGGAAGACCCCGGAACCTCCAGGTTTTTTATATAGGTCCTTGCATTTTCAATTATTGTTTCTGAATTTATTCCcgaatatttaattataagttTAGGGACATATTATGCTAGCTCAGAATCTGGAAGTAACTTTGACGGATGACATTGAGAACTTATTTGTCGAATTCCTTTTGTTATGATAACCGATAGGGAGCTCGACTATTAGATCACAGATGATTGAAATTACCAAGTCCAAGTTGCTAGCTACGaattgtattttaattgtttaatcATGTTTCAAATTCTTATTCCTATGAGAGTTTATTGAAGTGATGAGTGTAATGATGCAATTCCATATTCATTCAAATGATGTTTGCTTAATCATATTCATGAAAGGAGGATAATTGGTCGAATTTACTCAGGTGAAATTCTGATAATTAACTTGATCAGCTGAATGTGCTGCAATTTGCTACAGGAAAAATATGACCGTCTTTATTTAGCAAGTTTAATTCTTTATATCTTATTTCCCTGGCAAAATCACATCAGAGTTTCTAATTTGACCAATTAAATGTTTTCTTTAGAACGGTAACATGTCATATAAAATTGTTTCTTATTATCACATAAATGAGTTGTGTGGTTGCTTTATATTTAGTTCATCCGTTTGTTGGGGATCATCCGATTTGTTAATTCTACGAAATTTCTGCACATTTGACATGGAAATGGAACCTGGTTCTGGTATGTCATTATTGAGGAAGTTGTGGGCATCACCTGCAACTTCCCTTGGCCCGCCGATTAGAGTCCAAATGTGAATCTACAAGAGTGAAGTCCAGTTTGTTGATCTTCCTATGTTACTATGGTGGTTGAATCCTTAAATTGGTGTTCTCCCATTTTCCGTGCATTTAAAAGTCTATCTTCGACTAAAGCTTACTGCAGGctttttggaaaaaaagaagaagaagagaaacatAGAGAAATTCTGGTTCTTATTATACCTGTAAGGCTGTAACTGCAAAGATTTGAAGAGGGATACCAAGTCAATatgtaaaacataaatattgAGGACCATGTCAGTTGTCATATTATACTTCTgaaaaagaaattctttttaTCTAATTCTCTTGTGCATTGTTTTCAATTTGACAGCCTTCTTAGATCTTAGTATCTTGTTTTCTTTACATACTTCCTAGATTTCTTTGTATCAAGTTTATATTTCCTAGATCATATGGATGTCCTTTATGGTTTCCCCTGCTCTGGATTACATGTTGTTCCCCTGCTGCAGTAATGGACCAGTTACAGTAGGTCTACCGCCAGCTTGGGTGGATTTGTCAGATGAAATCACGGCTAATGTTCAACGGGTCCGGACAAAGATGTCTGAACTAGCCAAAGCTCATGCTAAGGCTTTAATGCCATCATTTGGAGATGGTAAGGAAGATCAACGTCGTATTGAGGCTCTTACCCATGAAATAACTGATCTTCTCAAAAGATCAGAAAAGAAATTACAAAGGCTTTCTGCAGCTGGGCCTTCCGAGGATTCAAATGTTAGGAAAAATGTACAGGTGAGCCTTCACGACTATAAAACCATTGTgctttctaattttattttaacttatagCCTGAATGCATTTGTTCTACttgttttcctttattttctttcctccGTCCCACCAAAATATGAGGTTGTAGGATCTGAGGATTCTGTACATCCAGCTATATGCTTATTAACTGATTCCTTTATAACATACCGGTATGTAGAAGTTTGTAGGACTTCCTTTTCATTCTCAAGCTGGAATCCATAAGTTGTCTTCCAAGACTTTTAACTTTTACACCCTCTGCCCGAGTAAAACTGATGTTCCTTTTTTTCAGTCCCAAAGAGTTCTATCTCTTCCCTTAGATGGAAAATTTCTCTTCCTCGCAACTTAAACACATGGTCATATTTAATGTTGTGGCATGGACAATCAGGATTCATATTGCCAATGCCGAATTGCTTAAGATTGGGGCATAATTGTTGTTGTAATcataataaaggaaaaaaagctGCAGTAAATTGACGATAAACCCCAAAATAGCCATAATATCGTGAATCttttttcatcaaataaataatactcCATAATGCATCATTTGAACACCCTAATAGAGCAGTCTAGCTATAGAGATTCATATTTCTGATCCCACCTAGTTTTAGAAATATCAAACAGATTCAAACTAATATGAactatcattattttatatcatttaaaaCTTGATGGGGGCATCTTTTTCAACAACTTCCTCACTTTTACAtttcattaatatatttaatgcttttttttaaccaaacttAGTATAATTATGTATACCAATGTGTTACTCTTAAACAATGACCAAATTGGGTCTATTTGATTTGGGAAAAGGGAGTAACATGGGAACTTCACAAAGAAATGAGGTGTTCTATTTTTAAGAACTTTGATAAGGGCATGGCTAATAAAGTGTGTTCCTATGCTCTATTTAATCTCATTAGTAACGAGTGTTTTTTGAACTACAATTTCAGTTTGATTCTGCTATAAATCTGATTACAACAATTGCATATTGCATTTGTGCTTACATTGTGATATTCCTATGACAGCGCTCTCTTGCTACAGATCTTCAAAGCCTATCAATGGAACTTCGCAGAAAACAGTCTACTTATTTGAAGCGGCTTCAGCAGCAGAAAGAGGTATGTAcaaatagtttatattttgagCCACAATCTGTTTGCAGAAGGTATTAACAGGAGTCAGTTTTATTTGCTGTTGAGATTGCATAAATCAAAGTACTATATTATGGCATCCCATATGCGTAGCTGTGCTGTCTAATGCATGTTAGTGCAACTGTTCATGTATACAATTAATTTTATGGATGATTAATCagcatgctccctgcttttcaaGGAAATGGGGGATTCCTGAAATATAATTTGGTAGGTTTCCTCACATGTGCTTTTTCATGTAGGGTCCAGATGGAGTTGACTTG comes from Solanum pennellii chromosome 1, SPENNV200 and encodes:
- the LOC107016931 gene encoding syntaxin-43-like, whose protein sequence is MASRNRTLVFRKYRDALRSVRIPAGSSPSTSSGHGSGPVIELATTSLLNPNRSYAPLSTEDPGTSSNGPVTVGLPPAWVDLSDEITANVQRVRTKMSELAKAHAKALMPSFGDGKEDQRRIEALTHEITDLLKRSEKKLQRLSAAGPSEDSNVRKNVQRSLATDLQSLSMELRRKQSTYLKRLQQQKEGPDGVDLEMNLNGSHSRRDDDDLDDLGFNEHQMAKLKKSEAFTVEREREIQQVVESVNDLAQIMKDLSVLVIDQGTIVDRIDHNIQNVASTVEDGLKQLKKAERSQKRGGMVMCATVLVIMCFIMLVLLILKEIIF